In Daucus carota subsp. sativus chromosome 4, DH1 v3.0, whole genome shotgun sequence, one DNA window encodes the following:
- the LOC108216510 gene encoding uncharacterized protein C227.17c has protein sequence MSAVKEESSVATAPRKKLSCTTYFDALMFCYSPVHQMQQYYRAGQLDTCSGKWSGLVDCLNLKTKRASEVEKILEAREKERTHIWSFRTPEEAAANWEEMFGHLDEVE, from the exons ATGAGTGCTGTAAAGGAAGAATCTTCGGTTGCTACTGCCCCTCGGAAGAAATTATCGTGCACTACCTACTTTGATGCTCTCATGTTTTGTTACT CTCCGGTACATCAGATGCAGCAGTATTATCGAGCTGGGCAGCTTGATACTTGTTCTGGGAAATGGAGTGGTCTTGTCGATTGTTTAAACTTGAAAACAAAGAGAGCCTCGGAAGTAGAG AAAATTTTAGAAGCCCGTGAAAAGGAAAGGACTCATATTTGGTCTTTCCGGACACCCGAGGAAGCAGCAGCCAACTGGGAAGAAATGTTTGGACACTTGGACGAAGTAGAATAA
- the LOC108218508 gene encoding AAA-ATPase At3g50940-like, translated as MALQNMPSARSVLSVIAPLAASAVLLRSISSDFVPDELNTYVSSKLYKIFKYFSSEFTIVIEEFRGLSRNQVFEAADIYLSTKVTSSTTRVKLGMTEKEKNVAITVDKNEEVFDSFEDLQVKWKLISTEVKSSSHGGPGSHLRDLNATLRSEVRSYELSFHKKHRAKVVTAYLAHVLETSKAIKEETKAIKIRTAEYDNWDSEGTNLDHPMTFKNLALDSKLKNEIIEDLERFKNGKEFYRRTGRAWKRGYLLYGPPGTGKSSLVAAMANYLNFDIYDLDLTEVTNNSDLRRLLLSLSSRSILVIEDIDCSIKLQNRNSKDDPEVTKEDKVTLSGLLNFIDGLWSCCGEERIIIFTTNHVEKLDPALLRPGRMDMHILMSYCTFSAFKQLAFNYLGILQHPCFTQIEDLLQRADLTPAEIAGELMKSTDPEVSIHGLLSFLEHKVAEQSTTKTEAEACSVQKPLNGLGQQIECQSIL; from the exons ATGGCTCTGCAAAATATGCCTAGTGCGAGATCCGTGCTCTCAGTAATTGCACCTCTCGCTGCTTCTGCCGTTTTACTCAGAAGCATCTCTAGTGACTTTGTTCCTGATGAACTAAACACTTATGTTTCCTCCAAGCTCTACAAAATCTTCAAGTACTTCTCCTCGGAGTTCACCATCGTCATTGAAGAATTCAGGGGTCTTTCGCGTAATCAAGTTTTTGAGGCCGCTGACATCTACTTGTCCACCAAAGTCACTTCATCCACCACTAGAGTGAAGCTTGGCATGACTGAGAAAGAGAAAAATGTGGCCATCACAGTGGATAAAAATGAGGAGGTCTTTGATTCTTTTGAAGATTTACAGGTTAAGTGGAAGCTGATAAGTACTGAAGTCAAGTCATCGAGCCATGGAGGCCCTGGATCACACTTGAGAGACCTTAATGCAACTCTGAGATCCGAGGTGAGGTCGTATGAGCTGAGTTTTCATAAGAAGCATAGAGCAAAGGTGGTGACAGCCTACTTGGCTCATGTTCTTGAGACGTCGAAAGCTATCAAGGAAGAAACCAAGGCGATCAAGATACGAACAGCAGAGTATGATAACTGGGATTCTGAGGGGACTAATCTTGACCATCCAATGACATTCAAGAATTTGGCTCTGGACTCAAAGCTGAAGAATGAGATTATAGAGGATTTGGAGAGGTTTAAGAATGGAAAGGAATTCTATAGAAGGACTGGAAGGGCTTGGAAACGCGGATATCTGCTGTATGGACCTCCTGGTACTGGCAAATCAAGCTTGGTTGCTGCAATGGCTAATTATCTCAATTTTGACATCTATGACTTGGATTTAACAGAGGTGACTAATAATTCGGATCTTAGGCGATTGTTGCTTTCTTTGTCCAGCCGCTCTATACTTGTCATTGAGGATATTGATTGTTCGATCAAACTGCAAAATAGGAACTCCAAGGATGATCCTGAAGTGACTAAAGAAGATAAG GTGACACTTTCAGGGCTCCTGAACTTTATTGATGGTCTTTGGTCTTGTTGTGGAGAGGAACGAATCATCATCTTCACGACCAATCACGTAGAAAAACTGGATCCAGCATTACTAAGGCCAGGGCGCATGGACATGCATATACTCATGTCTTACTGCACATTTTCTGCATTCAAGCAGCTAGCTTTCAACTATTTAGGCATCCTTCAGCACCCATGTTTCACCCAGATTGAAGACCTTCTACAAAGGGCAGATTTAACTCCTGCAGAGATTGCAGGAGAGTTGATGAAGAGCACCGATCCTGAAGTTTCTATCCATGGCCTTCTTAGCTTCCTTGAGCACAAAGTAGCGGAACAGAGCACAACAAAAACCGAGGCAGAAGCATGCAGTGTTCAAAAACCGCTGAATGGACTTGGGCAGCAGATAGAATGTCAAAGCATATTATAA
- the LOC108218506 gene encoding AP-2 complex subunit alpha-2 has translation MALSGMRGLSVFISDIRNCQNKELERLRVDKELGHIRTRFKNEKGLTPYEKKKYVWKMLYIYMLGYDVDFGHMEAVSLISAPKYPEKQVGYIVTSSLLNENHDFLRLAINTVRNDIIGRNETFQCLALTLVGNIGGRDFAESLAPDVQKLLLSSSCRPLVRKKAALCLLRLFRKNPDVVNVDGWSDRMAQLLDERDIGVLTSSMSLFVALVAKDYDSYWSCLPKCVKVLERLARNQDIPQEYTYYGIPSPWLQVKTMRALQYFPTVEDPNTRRSLFEVLQRVLMGTDVVKNVNKNNASHAVLFEALALVMHLDAEKEMMSQCVALLGKFIAVREPNIRYLGLENMTRMLMVTDVQEIIKRHQAQIITSLKDPDISIRRRALDLLYGMCDVSNAKDIVEELLQYLATADFAMREELSLKAAILAEKFAPDLSWYVDVILQLIDKAGEFVSDDIWFRVVQFVTNNEDLQPYAALKAREYLDKPAIHETMVKVSAYLLGEYSHLLARRPGCSPKEIFNIIHEKLPTVSTPTIPILLSTYAKILMHSQPPDPELQTQILAVFSKYESSIDVEIQQRAAEYIALSRKGAALVDILAEMPKFPERKSSLIKKAEDTEADTAEQSAIKLRAQQQMSNALAVTDQPTANGYSSEPQLGPVKVPSMTNETTGQVLTQSNGSATDLQASTPSPDLLGDLLSPLAIEAPPVASVQSEHNTVSGSEGTSIAVDALALATVEEQTNSVQPIGNVAERFHALCLKDSGVLYEDPYVQIGIKAEWRSHQGRLVLFLGNKNTAALVSVQALMLAPSHLKLELSEVPQTIPPRAQVQCPLEVVNLRPSRDLAVLEFSYKFGTDLVNVKLRIPAVLNKFLQPIPVSPEEFFPQWRSLSGPPLKLQEVVRGVRPMPLVEMASLLNSYHLMVCPGLDPNTNNLVASTTFFSESTRAMLCLVRIETDPADRTQLRMTVASGDPALTYELLEFIKEQLISIPSASHPPQPIPQQAPPSSSLIAQSDPGAMLAALL, from the exons GGTCTCACACCTTATGAGAAGAAGAAATATGTCTGGAAGATGCTTTACATTTATATGTTGGGATATGATGTCGATTTTGGTCATATGGAAGCCGTTTCTTTAATATCAGCACCAAAGTATCCTGAAAAGCAG GTTGGATACATTGTGACATCATCTTTGCTGAACGAGAATCATGATTTTTTGAGATTAGCAATTAATACTGTCCGCAATGATATCATTGGTCGCAATGAGACATTTCAGTGTCTTGCATTGACTTTG GTTGGGAATATTGGTGGGAGAGATTTTGCGGAATCCCTAGCACCTGATGTTCAGAAGTTACTT CTTTCCAGTAGTTGCAGACCACTTGTAAGAAAGAAGGCTGCACTGTGTTTACTGAGGCTTTTTAGGAAAAATCCCGATGTTGTTAATGTTGATGGCTG gtCTGATCGGATGGCGCAGCTATTAGATGAACGTGACATTggtgttttgacatcatcaatgagCCTTTTTGTTGCGTTAGTGGCCAAGGACTACGACTCATATTGGAGTTGTCTTCCAAAATGTGTTAAAGTTTTGGAAAGGCTTGCCAGGAATCAGGACATTCCTCAAGAATACACTTACTATGGCATTCCTTCTCCCTGGCTTCAG GTCAAAACAATGAGGGCACTTCAGTATTTTCCAACAGTAGAGGACCCAAACACAAGAAGATCATTGTTTGAA GTTTTACAACGAGTATTGATGGGCACTGATGTGGTGAAAAATGTAAACAAGAACAATGCATCACACGCTGTTCTTTTTGAAGCCCTTGCTCTG GTCATGCACCTTGATGCTGAAAAAGAAATGATGTCCCAGTGTGTTGCTTTACTCGGGAAGTTTATCGCTGTGCGTGAACCAAATATTAGGTATCTTGGTTTG GAAAATATGACTCGAATGTTGATGGTTACAGATGTTCAGGAGATTATTAAAAGACATCAGGCCCAAATTATAACCTCTTTAAAGGATCCTGACATCAG TATCCGAAGACGTGCTCTTGATCTACTGTATGGCATGTGTGATGTTTCTAATGCAAAGGACATAGTTGAAGAACTGTTACAG tATCTTGCCACAGCTGATTTTGCAATGCGTGAAGAATTGTCACTAAAAGCTGCTATTCTTGCGGAGAAGTTTGCCCCTGATCTATCATG GTATGTTGATGTCATCCTACAGTTAATTGATAAAGCAGGAGAGTTTGTCAGCGATGACATTTGGTTTCGGGTTGTGCAATTTGTAACAAACAACGAGGACCTGCAG CCTTATGCAGCACTTAAAGCAAGGGAGTATCTTGATAAGCCTGCCATACATGAAACAATGGTGAAG GTCAGTGCTTATCTCCTTGGAGAATACAGTCATCTTCTGGCCAGAAGGCCCGGGTGCAGTCCAAAGGAAATATTTAACATAATACATGAGAAGCTTCCAACAGTTTC GACACCGACGATCCCTATTCTTCTTTCAACATATGCTAAGATTTTGATGCATTCGCAACCCCCAGACCCAGAATTACAGACTCAAATTTTAGCAGTATTTAGCAA ATATGAGAGTTCCATTGATGTTGAGATACAGCAGAGAGCTGCAGAGTATATTGCATTGAGTAGGAAAGGTGCAGCATTAGTGGATATTCTAGCTGAAATGCCCAAGTTTCCAGAGCGTAAG TCCTCATTGATTAAAAAAGCAGAAGATACTGAAGCTGATACTGCTGAGCAAAGTGCTATTAAGTTACGGGCACAACAGCAAATGTCCAATGCTCTGGCAGTAACAGATCAACCCACTGCTAATGGATATTCATCTGAGCCACAGCTAGGTCCGGTCAAAGTGCCTAGCATGACCAATGAG ACTACAGGCCAAGTGTTGACTCAGTCAAACGGGAGTGCAACAGATCTTCAAGCGTCTACCCCTTCGCCAGATCTCCTTGGTGATCTTTTGAGTCCACTGGCAATTGAAGCCCCTCCTGTTGCTTCAGTACAATCTGAACATAATACAGTAAGCGGCTCTGAAGGTACTTCAATTGCAGTAGATGCTCTAGCCCTGGCAACTGTTGAAGAACAAACTAATTCTGTGCAG CCGATTGGAAATGTTGCTGAAAGGTTTCATGCTTTGTGTCTAAAAGATAGTGGCGTATTGTATGAAGACCCTTATGTTCAG ATTGGCATAAAGGCAGAGTGGCGATCTCATCAAGGTCGACTTGTACTTTTCTTGGGAAACAAAAATACTGCTGCACTAGTGTCAGTTCAGGCACTGATGTTGGCTCCATCCCATCTAAAGTTAGAGCTCTCAGAAGTACCACAAACTATTCCTCCACGGGCACAG GTGCAATGTCCACTTGAAGTTGTCAATCTACGGCCTAGTAGGGATCTAGCTGTACTTGAATTTTCTTACAAATTTGGAACCGATCTG GTCAATGTTAAACTTAGGATTCCTGCAGTCCTGAATAAGTTTCTTCAGCCAATACCAGTCTCACCAGAAGAGTTTTTTCCCCAATGGAGATCACTGTCCGGTCCACCTTTGAAACTTCAAGAAGTG GTAAGGGGTGTAAGACCAATGCCCCTCGTGGAAATGGCAAGCTTACTGAATAGTTACCACTTGATGGTTTGTCCTGGACTG GATCCTAATACGAATAATTTGGTTGCCAGCACAACTTTCTTTTCAGAAAGCACGCGTGCCATGCTATGCTTG GTAAGAATTGAAACAGATCCTGCAGATAGAACACAGCTGCGTATGACCGTGGCGTCAGGGGACCCTGCACTAACATACGA GTTACTGGAATTTATCAAAGAACAGTTAATTAGCATCCCATCAGCTTCTCATCCGCCTCAACCTATTCCTCAACAAGCTCCTCCATCAAGTTCACTAATAGCACAATCAGATCCCGGTGCCATGCTAGCCGCTTTGCTTTGA